A part of Olleya sp. Bg11-27 genomic DNA contains:
- a CDS encoding chondroitinase-B domain-containing protein: MKKQPRFSLVLIVCLFVIFSCKEKESSTNGLLVKDVAAFNDAVKNANPGDVITLANGVWKDAELVFEGHGTTEKPITLTVETKGKVTLEGASNLQLAGEHLIINGLVFKNGYTPTNAVISFRKNREELANNTRLTECVIDNFNNPERQVQDYWVTIYGKNNRIDHNHIVGKKNLGVTMIVGLDTKESVKNNHKIDHNYFGPRPTYGNNGGETLRIGTSHTALENSKTLVESNYFDRTNGEHEIISNKSCQNTFKYNTFFECTGTLTMRHGNETLVDGNVFIGNGKPSTGGVRIINESQTVINNYHVGLTGYRFRGAFVMMNGVPNSPPNRYVPVIDSKLNNNTFVNCDHIQLGAGSDSERSQAPRTSEISGNIFYNDTKDDTFTVYDDISGITFKDNLLGSNGKTSITSGFENAEIRLVKNEQGFLIPTSDKIKSKVTINPNVATKENTGTTWYSKADTNIALNSGKTIKVKAGINTLYEIVKDSEGGDIIELEEGGTYLITKAVQINHPLTFKTSGTKKATILFERMMAFEIQNGGSLSLENVSFDGTKSPDYAGNSVISTSKNSMLDNYKLFIDNCEFKDMVVNHSFDVLRVSKGTFADTISIQNSTFKNISGHIAALDKETDDIGAYNVEYMLMKNNTVTDMQGAALRLYRGGKDESTFGPFLEVDHNVFNNVGFGKKNKYKAAMSLYGVQVNDIQNNNFNNTKGLKMHLVVGEPIVNVVNNNYYKSGEIEVTGDEKYNVENLYSIKSDFKEGTFQLLEGSSLQGKGTDKKEIGIIAKN; the protein is encoded by the coding sequence ATGAAAAAACAACCACGCTTTTCGCTAGTATTAATCGTCTGTTTATTTGTCATATTTTCTTGTAAAGAAAAAGAGTCAAGCACTAATGGTTTGTTAGTTAAAGATGTAGCAGCGTTTAATGACGCTGTTAAAAACGCAAATCCAGGAGATGTAATTACATTAGCTAATGGTGTTTGGAAAGATGCGGAATTGGTTTTTGAGGGGCACGGAACCACAGAAAAGCCTATTACTTTAACAGTGGAAACTAAAGGGAAGGTAACTCTAGAAGGGGCTTCAAATCTTCAATTGGCAGGAGAACACTTGATTATTAATGGTCTTGTTTTTAAAAATGGATATACACCAACAAATGCCGTTATTTCATTTAGAAAAAATAGAGAGGAATTAGCAAATAATACAAGATTAACAGAATGTGTTATTGATAATTTTAATAATCCTGAACGTCAAGTACAAGATTATTGGGTCACTATCTACGGAAAAAATAATCGTATAGATCACAATCATATTGTAGGGAAAAAGAATTTAGGGGTGACTATGATTGTCGGTTTGGATACAAAAGAAAGTGTAAAGAATAATCATAAAATTGATCATAACTATTTCGGACCACGTCCAACCTACGGAAACAATGGTGGAGAAACATTACGTATTGGTACCAGTCATACGGCATTAGAAAATTCTAAAACATTAGTAGAATCTAACTATTTTGATAGAACTAACGGAGAACACGAAATTATCTCAAATAAATCGTGTCAAAATACTTTTAAATACAATACCTTTTTTGAATGTACAGGAACCTTAACCATGCGTCATGGAAATGAAACTTTGGTAGATGGGAATGTGTTTATAGGAAACGGAAAACCAAGTACTGGAGGTGTACGTATCATTAATGAATCACAAACTGTAATTAATAATTACCATGTTGGATTAACGGGCTATCGTTTTAGAGGTGCTTTTGTAATGATGAATGGTGTGCCAAATTCGCCACCAAATCGTTACGTACCTGTTATAGATTCTAAGCTAAATAATAACACGTTTGTAAATTGTGATCATATTCAATTAGGTGCAGGTAGTGATTCTGAAAGAAGTCAAGCGCCAAGAACGTCAGAGATTTCAGGAAATATCTTTTATAATGACACTAAAGACGACACATTTACGGTGTATGATGATATTAGTGGCATTACATTTAAAGATAATCTTTTAGGTTCAAATGGCAAAACCAGTATTACTAGCGGTTTTGAAAACGCAGAAATAAGATTAGTAAAAAACGAACAAGGATTTTTAATACCAACTTCTGATAAAATAAAATCGAAAGTTACTATTAATCCAAATGTCGCAACTAAAGAAAATACAGGGACGACTTGGTATTCTAAAGCAGATACAAACATTGCTTTAAATTCTGGTAAAACGATCAAAGTTAAAGCTGGTATTAATACGCTGTATGAAATTGTTAAGGACTCTGAAGGTGGTGATATAATAGAATTAGAGGAAGGTGGTACTTATCTAATTACTAAAGCGGTTCAGATTAATCATCCTTTAACATTTAAAACTTCAGGAACAAAAAAAGCAACGATTTTATTTGAACGTATGATGGCTTTCGAAATCCAGAATGGTGGAAGTTTATCTTTGGAGAATGTATCGTTTGATGGTACAAAATCACCGGATTACGCAGGTAATTCAGTGATAAGTACAAGTAAAAATTCTATGTTAGATAATTACAAATTGTTTATTGATAATTGCGAGTTTAAAGATATGGTGGTTAATCATTCTTTTGATGTCTTGAGAGTGTCCAAAGGGACATTTGCAGATACAATTAGTATTCAAAATTCTACATTCAAAAATATATCAGGACATATTGCAGCATTAGACAAGGAAACTGATGATATTGGAGCTTATAATGTAGAATATATGTTAATGAAAAACAATACAGTTACCGACATGCAAGGTGCTGCTTTAAGATTGTATAGAGGAGGAAAAGACGAAAGTACCTTCGGGCCGTTTCTAGAAGTCGATCATAACGTATTTAATAATGTAGGTTTTGGTAAGAAAAATAAATACAAAGCAGCGATGTCTTTATATGGTGTGCAAGTAAATGATATCCAGAATAATAATTTTAACAATACGAAGGGTTTAAAAATGCACTTAGTCGTAGGAGAGCCAATTGTAAACGTCGTTAATAATAACTATTACAAGTCTGGTGAAATAGAAGTTACTGGAGACGAGAAATATAATGTAGAAAATCTTTATAGTATTAAATCTGACTTTAAGGAAGGAACATTTCAATTGCTAGAGGGATCTTCATTACAAGGAAAAGGGACAGATAAAAAAGAAATAGGAATTATTGCTAAAAACTAA
- a CDS encoding Nramp family divalent metal transporter translates to MDVTTPKNSFFKKIIAIILGFGPGIFAIGYTIGTGSVTSMIVAGSKFNMQLLWVLLLSCLFSGILMFAYGNYGLITGETALFGFKKHLKYGKALAILIIVGITFGQWNSLMGILGISSNIIFEILAVNFDGLGAYKYETVLITAIVIIITFYLLMLVGKYTFFEKILVIFVTLMGFSFVLSLCFVQPLPLDVVKGLIPTIPDVPGGKMLVAAFVGTTMASATFLSRPLFVKGKGWTIKNLEQQKKDSITAAILIFIISATIMAVAAGALFYQGKEVNSVLDMANTLEPVAGKWAVTIFFFGALSAGLSSIFPCLLIAPLLLADYQSGELDTSSKQFRVVTFVACLVALIGPAFGANPIEIQILSQVFNVFVLPLVILGIIIMVNSKKVMGDYKTSLFVNIGLFAALLFACVISYNGIIALTEYF, encoded by the coding sequence ATGGATGTAACAACACCTAAAAATTCATTTTTCAAAAAAATTATTGCCATAATATTAGGTTTCGGTCCTGGTATTTTTGCTATTGGTTATACTATAGGTACTGGAAGTGTTACTTCAATGATTGTTGCGGGAAGTAAGTTTAATATGCAATTATTATGGGTTTTGCTTTTAAGTTGTTTGTTTTCTGGAATATTAATGTTTGCTTATGGAAACTATGGTTTGATAACTGGAGAAACAGCGCTCTTTGGTTTTAAAAAGCATTTAAAATATGGTAAAGCTTTAGCAATCTTAATTATAGTAGGTATTACGTTTGGACAATGGAATTCTTTGATGGGGATTCTTGGGATTTCATCCAATATTATTTTTGAAATATTAGCTGTCAATTTTGATGGGTTAGGTGCTTATAAATACGAAACTGTTTTAATAACAGCAATTGTAATTATTATTACATTTTATTTATTAATGCTAGTTGGTAAGTATACTTTTTTTGAAAAAATATTAGTCATATTTGTGACATTGATGGGTTTTTCTTTTGTGTTGTCCTTATGTTTTGTGCAACCACTTCCTTTGGACGTGGTTAAAGGGTTAATTCCGACAATACCAGATGTTCCGGGAGGAAAAATGTTAGTTGCTGCATTTGTTGGTACTACTATGGCATCTGCTACATTTTTATCTAGACCGTTATTTGTAAAAGGAAAAGGATGGACTATTAAAAATTTAGAACAACAAAAAAAGGATTCTATAACAGCTGCAATTTTGATATTTATCATAAGTGCAACTATAATGGCTGTGGCAGCGGGAGCGCTATTTTATCAAGGAAAAGAAGTTAATAGTGTGTTAGATATGGCTAATACTTTAGAGCCAGTTGCTGGTAAATGGGCTGTTACTATATTTTTCTTTGGAGCATTAAGTGCTGGTTTGTCGTCTATATTTCCATGTCTTTTAATAGCACCTTTGTTACTAGCGGATTATCAGTCGGGAGAATTAGATACAAGTTCTAAACAGTTTAGAGTTGTAACTTTTGTAGCGTGTTTGGTAGCTTTAATCGGGCCTGCTTTTGGAGCAAACCCTATTGAAATTCAGATTTTATCTCAAGTGTTTAATGTGTTTGTTTTACCTCTTGTGATTTTGGGTATTATAATCATGGTGAATAGTAAAAAGGTTATGGGGGATTATAAAACAAGTCTTTTTGTGAATATTGGGTTGTTTGCAGCATTACTTTTTGCGTGTGTCATTTCTTATAATGGTATTATCGCTTTGACGGAATACTTTTAA